A stretch of Kyrpidia spormannii DNA encodes these proteins:
- a CDS encoding TlpA family protein disulfide reductase — protein sequence MTGKRKSGMGFTIFVVVVLLIAVAVVINVTKSNGSEAGAGGGAALPIKGYQAPDFTLKTFDGQAVTLSQMKGKPVFLNFWASWCPPCQAETPDLVEMHKKYGDKIAFYGINLTQQDDQQKALDFIKNYKIDYPVLSDAEGKVSDLYRVQAIPTSVFIAPDGKIVELVQGLMTKQDMDRLFGELASTK from the coding sequence GTGACCGGCAAGCGCAAGAGCGGCATGGGGTTCACGATCTTTGTCGTGGTCGTGCTCCTCATTGCCGTGGCCGTCGTCATCAATGTCACGAAATCGAACGGATCCGAAGCCGGAGCGGGGGGTGGTGCGGCCCTTCCGATTAAAGGATACCAGGCTCCGGATTTTACTTTGAAAACGTTTGACGGACAGGCTGTGACATTGTCCCAGATGAAAGGCAAGCCGGTATTCTTGAATTTCTGGGCTTCCTGGTGTCCCCCGTGCCAGGCGGAAACGCCAGACCTCGTGGAAATGCATAAGAAATACGGCGATAAGATCGCCTTTTATGGCATCAACCTGACGCAACAAGATGACCAGCAGAAAGCCTTGGATTTCATCAAAAACTACAAGATCGATTATCCCGTCCTCTCGGATGCGGAAGGCAAAGTCTCCGATCTGTACCGGGTACAGGCCATCCCCACCAGCGTGTTTATCGCTCCGGACGGCAAGATCGTCGAATTGGTCCAGGGCCTGATGACGAAACAGGACATGGACCGGTTATTCGGGGAATTGGCGTCCACGAAGTAG
- a CDS encoding DUF302 domain-containing protein, translating into MFHYTVTTDKPLEESVRALEESLKERRFGVLWQMDIPEKLREKGVSFDTPYRVLEVCNPQEAARVLGKELLVGYFLPCKIVVYRDGGKTKIGLPRPTMLLGHASEDAELREIAQRVEEQLTAAVDAAAR; encoded by the coding sequence ATGTTTCATTATACGGTGACCACCGACAAACCCCTGGAAGAGTCTGTTCGCGCCCTGGAGGAATCCCTCAAAGAGCGCCGCTTTGGTGTGCTGTGGCAGATGGACATCCCGGAGAAACTCCGGGAAAAAGGGGTGTCTTTTGATACCCCGTACCGAGTCCTGGAGGTATGCAATCCCCAGGAAGCGGCTCGGGTACTGGGGAAGGAACTCCTGGTGGGGTACTTCTTGCCTTGTAAGATTGTCGTCTACCGGGACGGGGGAAAGACCAAGATCGGTTTGCCCCGGCCGACCATGCTGCTCGGCCACGCCTCGGAGGACGCCGAGCTGCGGGAGATCGCCCAGCGGGTGGAGGAGCAACTCACAGCGGCCGTTGATGCGGCGGCCCGCTGA
- a CDS encoding cytochrome c biogenesis CcdA family protein: MSEPVTLWLAFGAGLLSFVSPCVLPLYPSYISYISGVSWGEGADRAEARRRALKYAIFFVLGFSTVFLALGWSASLIGQLFVEYKMWLRIIGGIVVIFMGMVIAGWIRSDWLMQEKKWTVNRKPVGYFGAWLIGVSFAAGWTPCIGPILASVLVMAANEPGRALLFMALYALGFALPFLILAFSLTSWKWLQQKSGVVSKAGGVIMVVMGFLLLTDSLSTITVWLTKLFGGFTGF, from the coding sequence ATGTCGGAACCGGTAACCCTGTGGCTGGCGTTTGGCGCGGGATTGCTCTCCTTTGTCTCTCCGTGCGTACTACCGTTGTATCCTTCCTACATTTCCTATATCTCAGGCGTGTCCTGGGGGGAAGGTGCCGACCGGGCCGAGGCGCGAAGGCGGGCCTTGAAGTACGCGATTTTTTTTGTGCTCGGGTTTTCCACTGTTTTCCTGGCTCTAGGGTGGTCTGCCAGTCTCATCGGCCAATTGTTTGTGGAGTATAAAATGTGGTTACGGATCATCGGCGGGATTGTGGTAATCTTCATGGGCATGGTGATTGCCGGCTGGATTCGATCGGACTGGTTGATGCAGGAGAAAAAATGGACGGTCAACCGGAAACCGGTGGGGTATTTTGGAGCCTGGTTGATCGGAGTCAGTTTTGCCGCCGGCTGGACGCCGTGCATCGGCCCGATCCTGGCCTCGGTGTTGGTCATGGCGGCCAACGAGCCCGGCCGGGCCCTCCTGTTCATGGCTCTTTATGCCTTGGGATTCGCCCTGCCCTTTTTGATCTTGGCCTTTTCCCTCACCTCCTGGAAATGGCTGCAACAAAAGTCCGGCGTGGTCAGCAAGGCCGGCGGGGTCATCATGGTGGTCATGGGATTCTTGTTGCTGACGGATTCCCTGAGCACGATTACGGTCTGGCTCACGAAGTTGTTCGGCGGATTTACCGGCTTTTAA
- a CDS encoding class I SAM-dependent methyltransferase, producing the protein MGHRFHPDHMDRLLGEERKGVLPQDRIIDLLAPSPADTVADIGAGPGYFTLPLAKRTQGTVYAIDVEPRMLEALQSRWPGGMPARVRPLIGAADDLPLPDGSVDRLLYSLVLHEVDALDEALQEARRVLRLTGRMVVIEWHPEATEQEGPPKQERLNPDLLAQRMMRCGLKVESLLDVSAFHYALVAAPQTHAR; encoded by the coding sequence GTGGGACATCGATTCCATCCCGACCACATGGACCGATTGCTTGGGGAAGAACGGAAGGGCGTCTTGCCTCAGGATCGAATTATCGACCTCTTAGCCCCGAGTCCCGCAGATACAGTGGCGGATATCGGGGCAGGGCCGGGGTATTTTACCCTTCCCCTCGCCAAGCGGACCCAAGGGACGGTGTATGCCATAGACGTGGAGCCGCGGATGTTGGAAGCGTTGCAGAGCCGTTGGCCAGGAGGGATGCCGGCGAGGGTGCGGCCGCTCATCGGCGCGGCTGACGATTTGCCCCTGCCCGACGGATCGGTGGACCGGCTCCTCTACTCATTGGTGCTTCACGAAGTCGATGCTCTGGATGAAGCCCTTCAAGAAGCGCGACGCGTGCTCAGGCTCACTGGGAGAATGGTGGTGATCGAATGGCACCCGGAGGCGACGGAACAGGAAGGGCCCCCCAAACAGGAACGATTAAATCCCGATCTCTTAGCTCAGCGGATGATGCGGTGCGGACTGAAGGTGGAGAGTCTTCTGGACGTCAGTGCGTTTCATTACGCTCTTGTAGCCGCACCTCAAACGCATGCCCGCTGA
- a CDS encoding diaminopimelate decarboxylase family protein yields the protein MGIAMVLFDKLARRNMLIRNGRLTMDDVDLEALADRFGTPLYVYSESHLWRNVRQLHDAFHYEHVPADLFFPLRASSNLALLQAIGRTGIGVEVGSMGELKKALTAGFSGERILLAGADRPPELLSYALERGVRAISTDSLSEIETLSTLGTHMARPADILLEVDPVLSFPNHRPPTPYYLKSGIDRHDLLSFAEQTLTYPGIRIRGLHVQVGTYRWKPETLRQAGEIALELLEQLRTRLGVDGDILFLGGELPLPVQELDLPSSDEAAAAELDQDLLAARTLAGLLTQYDRPLRFVLSPGERLIANAGLLLTTVRQVKSKSIRDEEGNVTDIVRWLIVDAGLNILPQWPGEPSDRVALSVTRAERTHDVPFKIGGPLYDHRDYFRDGTQGSEYYLLPGNTRPGDRLAFLDTGAYVLEYMSEANSFPRAGAAMIRTSGQVQLIRHHDTFRQLVDCDVFPGKYRKEPRPHQVDL from the coding sequence ATGGGGATCGCCATGGTCCTGTTCGATAAACTGGCAAGACGGAACATGCTCATTCGAAATGGCCGGCTAACTATGGATGATGTCGATCTAGAGGCACTGGCGGATCGCTTCGGCACGCCACTGTATGTGTATTCCGAATCCCATCTATGGCGGAACGTCCGTCAACTCCACGACGCCTTTCACTACGAACACGTACCCGCCGACCTGTTCTTTCCGCTGCGGGCCTCTTCGAATCTGGCCCTTCTTCAAGCCATCGGCCGGACCGGAATAGGGGTCGAGGTCGGCTCTATGGGAGAGCTCAAAAAGGCTCTTACCGCAGGTTTCAGTGGAGAACGCATCTTGCTCGCCGGGGCAGATAGACCACCGGAACTCCTCTCCTATGCCTTGGAACGGGGGGTGCGGGCGATCAGTACGGACTCCCTGTCGGAAATCGAGACGTTGTCCACCCTGGGTACCCACATGGCGCGCCCGGCGGACATTCTATTGGAAGTCGACCCCGTGCTGTCTTTCCCCAATCACCGGCCACCCACTCCCTATTATCTAAAGTCCGGGATCGATCGCCATGACTTGCTCTCTTTCGCCGAGCAAACCCTTACTTATCCGGGCATACGAATTCGGGGCCTTCATGTGCAGGTCGGCACCTACCGGTGGAAACCCGAAACGTTACGTCAAGCCGGCGAGATTGCCTTAGAACTCTTAGAACAGCTTCGAACTCGCCTCGGCGTGGACGGGGATATTCTCTTCCTGGGGGGAGAACTGCCACTTCCGGTGCAAGAGTTGGATCTTCCGTCCTCGGATGAAGCCGCCGCCGCGGAACTCGATCAAGATCTGCTGGCTGCACGGACCCTGGCGGGACTCCTCACCCAGTACGACCGGCCGCTGCGTTTCGTTCTGTCTCCCGGCGAGCGGCTCATTGCGAACGCGGGCCTATTGCTGACCACTGTTCGCCAGGTAAAAAGCAAATCGATCCGGGACGAAGAAGGAAATGTCACCGATATCGTGCGCTGGTTAATCGTCGATGCGGGACTCAACATCCTCCCTCAGTGGCCTGGGGAACCGAGCGACAGGGTTGCTTTGTCCGTCACCCGGGCAGAACGCACCCACGATGTCCCCTTCAAAATCGGCGGCCCCTTGTACGACCACCGGGATTATTTTCGCGACGGCACCCAGGGCAGTGAGTACTATCTCCTCCCGGGGAACACGCGTCCCGGAGACCGTTTGGCCTTTTTGGACACCGGCGCCTACGTGTTGGAATATATGTCCGAAGCGAACAGCTTTCCCCGGGCCGGCGCCGCGATGATTCGCACTTCCGGCCAGGTCCAGCTGATTCGCCATCACGACACCTTTCGGCAACTCGTGGATTGCGACGTATTTCCGGGGAAATACAGAAAAGAGCCGCGCCCCCACCAGGTGGATTTGTAG
- a CDS encoding class I adenylate-forming enzyme family protein — translation MDIAGYRTLNTVWAHWVDRQPDKPFLLYEDPSQELETFTYGEMESRIARMAGLFHELGVSRGNIVNLHMNNSPIFYMALLGAARLGAALLCTNPLSSVDELKYLLSHSGAVLSITDRHSAEAIGEAAEACPDLHHILVAAEPEEPLPSERMLPLSASLAGAPDARIHEIGDSEMMAGILYTSGTTSKPKGVIITHANYIYAGETMARGVRLGPDDRQLAVLPLFHGNAQYYSTMSALVVGASIGLTARFSASRYFKQAIRLRATVGSLFAAPIRMILRQPYDPEDRNHSLRAVWFAQSVTQEELRLFSERYGDILLQLYGMTETMGTPLMNPLDGDRRNETIGLPTLGYEVRVVDDAGRDCPIGVPGQIIVRGTPGRSIMKGYYKNEEATRETIREGWLYTGDVAKIDAEGYFHFVDRIKDMVKRAGENVAAGEVEAVLLQHPDVADAAVIGVPDPIRDEKIVAYLIPRSPEHAPAEDLIEYCRQRLARFKVPEEILFVEELPRTSVGKIQKHILRQWYKEDP, via the coding sequence ATGGACATCGCTGGTTACCGTACGTTGAACACCGTATGGGCACATTGGGTGGATCGCCAACCCGATAAGCCATTTCTGTTGTATGAAGACCCGAGTCAAGAATTGGAGACCTTCACTTACGGAGAAATGGAATCCCGGATCGCGCGAATGGCCGGTCTCTTTCATGAACTGGGCGTGAGCCGGGGGAACATCGTCAACCTCCACATGAACAATTCCCCAATTTTTTATATGGCTTTGCTTGGAGCGGCTCGACTCGGCGCTGCCTTGCTGTGCACAAACCCATTGTCCAGCGTCGACGAATTGAAGTACCTGCTCAGCCACAGCGGCGCAGTGCTTTCTATCACCGACCGGCACTCCGCCGAGGCCATCGGGGAAGCTGCTGAAGCATGCCCGGACTTGCACCATATTCTCGTCGCTGCCGAGCCCGAGGAGCCATTGCCGTCAGAACGTATGCTGCCCCTGTCCGCCTCGCTCGCCGGGGCCCCGGATGCCCGGATCCACGAGATTGGAGATTCGGAGATGATGGCGGGCATTTTATACACCTCGGGCACCACATCGAAACCAAAAGGCGTGATCATCACCCACGCCAACTACATCTACGCCGGGGAGACGATGGCCCGAGGGGTGCGATTGGGCCCCGACGATCGACAACTGGCCGTGTTGCCGCTGTTTCACGGCAATGCCCAGTATTATTCCACCATGTCCGCCCTGGTGGTCGGGGCGAGCATTGGGCTGACGGCCAGATTTAGCGCCTCTCGGTATTTTAAACAAGCCATTCGACTGAGGGCGACGGTTGGCAGTTTGTTCGCAGCCCCGATCCGCATGATCCTCCGGCAACCCTATGATCCTGAAGACCGGAACCATTCCCTGAGAGCCGTGTGGTTCGCCCAGTCCGTCACGCAGGAGGAACTCCGCCTCTTCTCGGAACGATATGGCGACATCCTGCTGCAACTGTACGGAATGACCGAAACGATGGGCACCCCCCTCATGAATCCTCTGGATGGAGATCGGCGCAACGAAACGATCGGATTGCCCACTCTCGGATACGAAGTGCGGGTGGTGGACGATGCCGGGCGGGATTGCCCCATCGGCGTCCCTGGGCAGATCATCGTCAGAGGTACTCCGGGTCGGAGCATCATGAAAGGGTACTACAAGAATGAGGAGGCTACCCGGGAGACGATCCGGGAAGGATGGCTGTACACCGGGGACGTGGCAAAAATCGATGCGGAGGGGTATTTTCACTTCGTCGACCGGATCAAAGACATGGTGAAACGGGCCGGGGAGAATGTGGCCGCCGGAGAGGTGGAGGCGGTGCTGCTGCAGCATCCGGATGTCGCCGATGCAGCGGTGATCGGAGTGCCGGACCCCATTCGTGATGAAAAAATCGTCGCCTACCTGATCCCGCGATCGCCTGAGCATGCGCCGGCAGAAGATCTCATCGAGTACTGTCGGCAGCGGCTGGCCCGGTTCAAGGTGCCCGAAGAGATCCTGTTCGTGGAGGAGCTTCCCCGCACCTCCGTGGGCAAGATTCAGAAGCACATCCTTCGGCAATGGTACAAGGAGGACCCTTGA
- the lpdA gene encoding dihydrolipoyl dehydrogenase: MVVGEFTTEVDLLIIGGGPGGYVAAIRAAQLGKKVTLVERDKLGGVCLNVGCIPSKALIAAAHRYEDAKKLGEIGIEAGDVRVDFAKVQTWKQGVVDKLTGGVASLMKANKVEVIKGEALFANDREARVINGYEANRYRFNQCIIATGSRPIELKDLPFGGRVISSTEALALQEIPKRLLVIGGGYIGIELGTVFAKFGTQVTVLEGTESILPTFEKEVLRLVERRLKKLNVTVVTSAMAKGVEETANGVTVTASVKGEEQRYEADYVLVTVGRRPNTEDLGLDMAGVRTEKGLIQVDKQGRTSVGHIFAIGDVVPGPALAHKASYEGKVAAEAAAGEASEVDYRVIPAVVFSDPEIAVVGLSESEAKEKGLDVVTGRFPFAANGRALSLADAEGFVKLVADKSSGELLGAQIVGPEASDLIAEAALAIEMGATLEDVALTIHAHPTLGEVMMEAAEVGLGRPVHIAPR, encoded by the coding sequence ATGGTCGTCGGGGAATTTACCACCGAGGTGGACCTGTTGATCATTGGCGGCGGCCCGGGGGGATACGTCGCCGCCATTCGGGCCGCCCAGCTCGGGAAAAAGGTGACGCTCGTTGAACGGGACAAGCTGGGCGGGGTGTGCCTGAACGTCGGTTGTATTCCGTCCAAGGCGCTGATCGCCGCCGCCCACCGGTATGAGGATGCAAAGAAGCTGGGCGAGATCGGCATTGAGGCCGGGGACGTTCGGGTGGATTTTGCGAAAGTGCAGACCTGGAAGCAGGGCGTGGTCGACAAGCTCACCGGTGGCGTGGCGAGTTTGATGAAAGCCAACAAGGTGGAAGTCATCAAAGGAGAAGCTCTTTTTGCCAACGACCGGGAGGCACGGGTGATCAACGGCTATGAAGCCAATCGTTATCGCTTTAACCAATGCATCATCGCCACCGGATCCCGGCCCATCGAGCTCAAAGACCTGCCCTTCGGAGGCCGCGTGATTTCTTCCACGGAGGCACTGGCCTTGCAGGAGATTCCCAAGCGGCTTTTAGTCATTGGTGGAGGGTACATAGGGATCGAACTCGGCACTGTCTTTGCTAAATTTGGGACGCAGGTGACGGTGCTGGAGGGGACCGAATCGATCCTCCCGACCTTTGAGAAAGAGGTTCTGCGGCTGGTGGAACGCCGGCTCAAGAAACTGAATGTCACCGTGGTGACCTCCGCCATGGCCAAGGGTGTGGAGGAAACCGCTAACGGTGTGACGGTCACGGCTTCCGTGAAGGGTGAAGAGCAACGGTACGAGGCGGACTATGTACTGGTCACTGTAGGCCGCCGGCCCAATACGGAAGATCTCGGGCTGGACATGGCTGGAGTACGCACAGAAAAAGGGCTGATTCAAGTCGACAAACAAGGGCGCACCAGCGTGGGGCACATCTTTGCCATCGGTGACGTGGTGCCGGGGCCGGCCTTGGCTCATAAAGCGTCTTATGAAGGCAAAGTGGCCGCCGAGGCGGCAGCCGGAGAGGCCAGTGAAGTGGATTACAGAGTCATTCCCGCCGTGGTCTTCTCCGATCCGGAGATCGCGGTGGTGGGGTTGAGTGAGTCCGAGGCAAAGGAGAAGGGGCTCGACGTGGTGACGGGGAGATTCCCCTTCGCGGCCAATGGGCGCGCCCTGTCCTTGGCGGATGCCGAGGGCTTCGTCAAACTGGTGGCGGACAAATCCAGTGGAGAGTTGCTTGGCGCACAGATCGTCGGCCCGGAAGCTTCAGACCTTATCGCCGAAGCGGCCTTGGCGATCGAGATGGGTGCCACCCTGGAAGACGTCGCGCTTACAATCCACGCCCACCCGACTTTGGGCGAGGTGATGATGGAAGCGGCGGAGGTCGGCCTGGGCCGGCCAGTGCACATCGCCCCGCGCTAA
- a CDS encoding MFS transporter, giving the protein MSTARILFASLIGSVIEWYDFYLYGSATALVFSTLYFPTHDPAVSIILAFATFGAGYAARPLGSVLFGHFGDRLGRKAALMFTLMGMGGSSTLIGLLPTYQHIGLWAPALLVLLRLIQGVALGGEWGGAILLATENAPKGVRGLYGSIPQMGVPVGLVLGTFGLALINHFTTNAQFMAWGWRIPFLFSILLVVVGLWIRGGVDETPVFKAQKQSGDVARVPLIDALVHDWKNVLRAIGLKLGDGFLNVFTMSYVLTFATMYLGYSRGDALNALTLGCATMLIVMPIIGYFSDYIGRKRIYISGLVLLLVLSIPYFALMAQHVVWLYLMEVIVLGIVWGAIFATQGTFFSELFPAKVRYTGLSVGYQVAAAIVGFGPLAWTAMAKNFGPSPWVFGAFFIGGLIISLVLSLFSPETKEIAYSRTELGAEN; this is encoded by the coding sequence ATGAGCACAGCCCGGATTCTTTTCGCGAGCCTCATCGGATCGGTCATCGAATGGTATGACTTTTATCTGTATGGTTCAGCCACAGCTCTGGTTTTTTCGACATTATATTTTCCCACTCACGATCCCGCGGTTTCCATCATCCTGGCCTTTGCCACCTTTGGGGCGGGTTATGCCGCCCGCCCTCTGGGAAGTGTACTTTTTGGTCACTTCGGTGATCGCCTTGGCCGTAAAGCCGCCTTGATGTTCACTTTGATGGGGATGGGAGGAAGTTCCACACTCATTGGCCTGCTGCCCACCTATCAGCATATCGGCCTGTGGGCCCCCGCCCTTTTGGTTCTCCTTCGCCTGATCCAAGGGGTCGCTCTGGGGGGCGAATGGGGAGGTGCGATCCTTCTCGCTACCGAAAATGCCCCCAAAGGAGTGCGCGGGCTATACGGGTCGATTCCGCAAATGGGGGTGCCCGTGGGTCTGGTGTTGGGGACGTTTGGCTTGGCGCTGATCAACCACTTTACAACCAACGCACAGTTCATGGCCTGGGGATGGCGAATTCCATTTTTATTCAGCATTCTTCTCGTGGTGGTCGGCCTTTGGATTCGCGGCGGCGTGGACGAGACTCCAGTTTTTAAGGCCCAGAAACAAAGCGGGGATGTTGCCCGGGTTCCTCTCATTGACGCTCTGGTGCACGATTGGAAAAACGTTCTCCGGGCGATCGGATTGAAGCTGGGAGACGGGTTTCTCAACGTGTTCACCATGTCCTACGTACTCACTTTTGCCACGATGTATCTGGGGTATTCCCGAGGTGACGCGTTGAACGCATTGACCCTCGGTTGTGCCACGATGCTGATAGTCATGCCCATCATCGGATACTTTTCGGATTATATTGGAAGAAAGCGCATTTACATCTCCGGATTAGTTCTGCTACTGGTGTTGTCCATCCCTTATTTTGCCTTAATGGCCCAACATGTCGTCTGGCTATATCTCATGGAGGTCATCGTGTTGGGGATCGTGTGGGGGGCCATCTTCGCCACCCAGGGGACATTTTTCTCGGAGCTGTTTCCCGCAAAGGTCCGGTACACGGGATTGTCGGTGGGATACCAGGTGGCTGCGGCCATTGTCGGTTTTGGGCCTCTGGCATGGACGGCCATGGCAAAAAATTTTGGCCCGTCACCATGGGTATTCGGGGCGTTTTTTATCGGAGGGCTGATCATCTCCCTGGTTCTCAGTTTGTTCTCGCCGGAGACCAAGGAGATCGCCTATTCTCGAACAGAGCTCGGCGCCGAGAATTAA
- a CDS encoding rhodanese-like domain-containing protein, with product MREWSGEDLWRRMQEGTAPRIIDVREPVEYYEHGHIPGAELIPMGEIPAALGRISKHEEIVFVCRSGSRSGHVCQFLQRLGYERVINLAGGMIYWPGAVNYGPESEGA from the coding sequence ATGCGCGAGTGGAGTGGCGAGGACCTATGGCGCCGTATGCAGGAGGGGACTGCCCCCCGGATTATCGACGTGCGGGAACCGGTAGAGTATTATGAACACGGGCATATCCCTGGAGCGGAATTAATCCCGATGGGCGAGATTCCTGCAGCTCTCGGCCGAATTTCAAAGCACGAGGAGATTGTTTTTGTCTGCCGGTCGGGCAGCCGGAGTGGCCATGTGTGCCAATTCCTTCAGCGGTTGGGGTACGAGCGTGTCATCAACTTGGCCGGTGGCATGATCTACTGGCCTGGAGCTGTGAATTACGGACCTGAATCCGAAGGTGCGTGA
- a CDS encoding sigma-54 interaction domain-containing protein, with the protein MAPSVHRTLDAHSGLLLHQLIDNAYDGIYITDNIGNPLYFNEAFLRISGIPVDAAQRLSVWELLDQHFLPNSCVAEVIRRNQPHNTIIHYYSGIEAIVTGIPVYDAEGALLYVVASVRDITELNRLRREVEAMRTQAELRAPLRVQLIGDKAEEALVYRSAVMEKILTFAARAATVDSPVMILGESGVGKDVLAKYIHAQGENGQERPFVKINCGAIPAELLESELFGYEGGAFTGANRRGKAGMFELANRGTIFLDEIGEMPLALQVKLLAVLQDRQVQRIGSTRPVPLDVRVITATNADIKDLLAKKAFRQDLFYRLNVLTVTVPPLRDRREDIPALIAHFLGEYNRKFGLNRYLAPEALQALLDYSWPGNIRQLRNVMERLVVLSEDDRIGVEALPGEITRGDPSVPGQVQERLHPPIDDRLTLREAVAQFERRYLQEQLKKHRTLRECATAVGIDVATLVRKKKRYGL; encoded by the coding sequence TTGGCCCCGTCCGTTCATCGTACTTTAGATGCCCATTCCGGGCTTCTGTTGCACCAATTGATCGACAACGCCTACGACGGAATCTATATTACAGACAACATCGGCAACCCGCTTTATTTTAACGAAGCGTTCCTTCGCATTTCTGGGATTCCTGTCGACGCCGCCCAGCGTCTATCCGTGTGGGAACTGTTAGATCAACATTTTCTTCCGAATTCCTGTGTGGCCGAGGTCATCCGTCGAAATCAACCCCACAACACGATCATCCACTATTACAGTGGAATCGAGGCGATTGTCACCGGTATTCCGGTTTATGACGCAGAAGGGGCCCTGCTGTACGTGGTGGCCAGTGTCCGGGACATCACTGAACTCAACCGCCTGCGCCGGGAGGTGGAGGCGATGCGCACCCAAGCCGAACTGCGGGCACCCCTCCGGGTGCAACTGATCGGTGATAAAGCCGAGGAAGCCCTGGTGTATCGCAGCGCGGTGATGGAGAAAATCCTCACTTTCGCCGCCCGGGCGGCCACCGTCGATTCGCCGGTGATGATTCTGGGCGAATCCGGGGTCGGCAAAGACGTGCTGGCGAAATACATCCACGCCCAAGGGGAAAACGGACAGGAGCGCCCTTTCGTCAAGATCAACTGTGGGGCGATCCCGGCGGAATTACTCGAATCCGAACTTTTTGGGTATGAAGGAGGGGCTTTTACCGGGGCGAATCGCCGGGGGAAAGCGGGCATGTTTGAGCTTGCCAATCGGGGGACGATCTTTCTCGATGAAATCGGCGAGATGCCCTTGGCCCTGCAGGTTAAGCTCCTGGCGGTTTTGCAGGATCGCCAGGTGCAACGGATCGGTTCAACCCGGCCCGTGCCCTTGGATGTGCGGGTGATCACCGCGACGAACGCCGACATCAAAGACCTGTTGGCAAAAAAAGCATTTCGGCAGGATTTGTTCTACCGTTTAAACGTACTCACCGTCACGGTCCCTCCCCTGCGGGATCGGCGGGAAGATATCCCGGCGCTCATCGCCCATTTTCTCGGCGAGTACAATCGCAAGTTCGGTCTGAACCGGTATCTCGCCCCCGAGGCTTTGCAGGCTCTTCTCGATTACTCCTGGCCGGGAAACATCCGTCAGCTCCGCAACGTCATGGAACGATTGGTGGTACTTTCCGAAGACGACCGGATTGGGGTCGAGGCACTGCCCGGCGAGATCACCCGTGGCGACCCCTCGGTTCCCGGCCAGGTGCAAGAGCGGCTCCACCCACCCATAGACGACCGATTGACGCTGCGAGAGGCGGTTGCACAGTTCGAAAGGCGGTATCTTCAAGAACAACTTAAAAAGCACAGGACCTTGCGGGAATGTGCGACGGCTGTGGGGATTGACGTAGCCACCCTTGTGCGAAAGAAAAAACGGTACGGGCTGTGA
- a CDS encoding rhodanese-like domain-containing protein — translation MTTGLIALVVVLVVGWWWMNRPARGVEQLAAETLETWKKQEKGRLIVDVREAHEFRSGHVPGAVNVPLSRLSRELHRIPKDREVALICRSGHRSVQAARILKKAGYTRLWNVRGGMIAWNRRPHSKRSR, via the coding sequence TTGACCACGGGTTTAATTGCTCTGGTCGTGGTCCTGGTTGTGGGTTGGTGGTGGATGAACCGGCCGGCTCGCGGCGTAGAGCAGCTGGCCGCTGAGACCCTGGAGACTTGGAAAAAACAAGAGAAAGGCCGCTTGATCGTGGACGTGCGGGAGGCGCACGAATTTCGATCAGGTCACGTGCCGGGAGCGGTGAATGTGCCGCTGAGCCGATTATCTCGCGAATTGCACCGCATCCCAAAGGATCGGGAGGTGGCTTTGATCTGTCGCAGCGGCCACCGAAGTGTTCAGGCGGCACGAATTCTGAAAAAGGCCGGGTATACCCGGCTCTGGAACGTTCGGGGCGGTATGATCGCCTGGAATCGCCGGCCCCATTCAAAACGGAGCCGGTAG
- a CDS encoding metal-sensitive transcriptional regulator yields the protein MEYTDAMKNRLKRIEGQVRGIMGMMEKEQSCRDVVTQLSAVRAAIDRLIVYVIGSNMEMCIRDEVENGRPADQVIQEAIELLMKSR from the coding sequence ATGGAATACACAGATGCGATGAAGAATCGCCTGAAGCGCATCGAGGGTCAGGTTCGGGGCATTATGGGCATGATGGAAAAAGAGCAGTCCTGTCGAGACGTTGTGACGCAACTGTCCGCTGTCCGGGCGGCGATCGACCGGCTCATTGTATACGTGATCGGATCGAACATGGAAATGTGTATCCGGGACGAAGTTGAGAATGGCCGCCCCGCGGACCAAGTGATTCAAGAAGCCATTGAACTTTTGATGAAAAGTCGCTGA